A single window of Halobacillus naozhouensis DNA harbors:
- a CDS encoding helix-turn-helix domain-containing protein, which translates to MDIGRRISIYRKLHNMTLQQLGGKHLSTAHLSKIENGHRRPGVHTLQVISNTLGLPEAFFNKYETEDHEVHHVLNQLQLFIITDLDKAAPLIEAIDENYYEYLSNVNQEMYFLLLRCSYYCKARMVKEAKKVYDLYIKAFLHEYVLEDLPLYLRNAYHYCQGIRYYQQADYQSSLCHYQDFSLAKSPLPIKAALTYNRAVLSNALEDYQMAINYCKEVQTYYESLNQTEDVSMILNLLGIIYLNQKQYEEAMGFLNQAQEQSEKDKNRYLLAQILHNKGVVMRNLGQIKKACSFLESALKLKELEGISANKQISYHSLCKAYLQEGELTQALRIFKKAKEEIRDDADHYYLLESFLDYYRQTGDQVHYEQGLESCITYFEEGTDKEPLETLYQKLGDHFYELGKYKRAADCYLSHIKTTSGIPNFG; encoded by the coding sequence TTGGATATTGGCAGGAGAATTTCTATCTACCGTAAGTTACACAACATGACCCTGCAACAACTTGGAGGAAAACATCTTTCTACAGCGCATCTTAGTAAGATAGAAAATGGTCACCGGCGTCCAGGCGTACATACTCTGCAAGTCATATCTAATACCTTAGGGTTGCCAGAAGCTTTTTTTAATAAATATGAAACGGAGGATCATGAAGTACACCATGTCCTCAACCAGTTACAATTGTTTATCATTACCGATCTAGACAAGGCAGCTCCCCTTATTGAAGCCATAGATGAGAATTATTATGAATATTTATCCAACGTAAATCAAGAAATGTACTTTCTGTTATTAAGGTGCAGCTACTATTGCAAAGCCCGAATGGTTAAGGAAGCAAAGAAAGTTTATGACCTATATATTAAAGCTTTTCTACACGAATATGTACTTGAAGATTTACCCCTCTACCTTAGAAATGCTTATCACTACTGTCAGGGCATCAGATACTATCAGCAAGCTGATTACCAAAGCAGTTTATGTCATTATCAGGACTTTTCCCTTGCCAAAAGTCCCCTTCCTATCAAGGCAGCTCTTACTTATAATCGGGCCGTTTTGTCAAATGCCCTTGAGGATTATCAGATGGCAATAAATTATTGCAAAGAGGTTCAAACCTATTATGAAAGTCTTAATCAAACAGAAGATGTAAGCATGATCTTGAACTTACTTGGAATCATCTATCTAAACCAAAAACAATATGAAGAAGCTATGGGTTTTCTGAATCAAGCCCAGGAACAGTCTGAGAAAGACAAAAACCGTTATTTACTTGCGCAGATTCTTCACAATAAAGGGGTGGTGATGAGGAATTTAGGGCAAATCAAAAAAGCCTGTTCCTTTTTAGAAAGCGCTCTTAAACTGAAGGAACTAGAAGGAATTTCAGCCAACAAACAAATCTCTTACCATTCCTTATGTAAGGCTTATTTACAAGAGGGAGAGTTGACACAAGCTCTAAGAATCTTTAAGAAAGCTAAAGAAGAGATTAGAGATGACGCTGACCACTACTACCTGCTCGAGTCCTTTCTTGATTACTATAGACAGACAGGAGACCAAGTCCATTACGAGCAAGGGTTAGAAAGCTGTATTACTTATTTTGAAGAAGGAACAGATAAAGAACCACTTGAAACACTCTATCAAAAGCTTGGGGATCACTTCTATGAGTTAGGAAAATACAAACGAGCCGCCGACTGTTACCTCTCCCACATTAAAACCACCTCAGGTATACCAAATTTTGGATGA
- a CDS encoding trans-sulfuration enzyme family protein → MSHSSFETRVVHNKIEQESAVHSKSTPIYQTSSFTFKDLDHLESYYEGETAFSYSRENNPNTEELGQAVANLEGTEAGVAASSGTSAILAGILAVVQAGDHIVAAEDLYGGTYNLITKELTSFGIEVTVVSFADQKAVEQAIQENTKLLYTESVSNPFLRVEDLGGLVKIARKHGLFTMVDNTFATPYLLQPCKQGIDIVVHSATKYIGGHSDVTSGVVAGSKEIMEQAKRKVISLGANLSPYEAWLTQRGAKTLALRMKQQSANAMEVAESLQQEELVERVYYPEHVSENGHGAIVTIELSREIDIEKFFRSLGWIQLTPTLGGVETTVSYPIKTSHRTLTDEERNKIGVNDYVVRLSIGIEDPADMVSQFKESITGSVK, encoded by the coding sequence ATGAGTCATTCATCTTTTGAAACGCGTGTTGTGCATAATAAAATAGAGCAAGAGAGCGCTGTACATAGTAAATCAACACCGATCTATCAAACCTCTTCGTTTACTTTTAAAGACCTGGATCATTTAGAAAGTTACTATGAAGGAGAGACGGCTTTTTCTTATTCGCGAGAGAACAATCCTAACACAGAAGAATTAGGACAGGCAGTGGCAAATCTCGAAGGAACGGAGGCAGGCGTTGCCGCATCTTCCGGTACCTCTGCCATTTTAGCTGGAATTCTTGCTGTTGTTCAGGCGGGGGATCATATTGTAGCTGCTGAAGATCTTTATGGAGGAACCTATAACTTGATTACTAAAGAGCTAACCAGCTTTGGTATTGAGGTTACAGTCGTATCTTTTGCTGATCAAAAGGCAGTTGAGCAGGCTATTCAGGAAAATACGAAACTACTCTACACTGAATCAGTATCTAATCCATTTTTAAGAGTAGAAGACCTGGGGGGACTTGTAAAGATTGCCCGCAAACACGGCTTATTCACAATGGTCGATAACACATTTGCAACGCCGTATTTACTTCAGCCTTGCAAGCAGGGAATCGACATAGTTGTTCATAGTGCTACGAAATACATTGGCGGCCATAGTGATGTTACGTCAGGGGTAGTAGCTGGCAGCAAGGAAATTATGGAGCAGGCGAAGCGTAAAGTGATTTCTCTTGGGGCAAATTTAAGTCCTTATGAAGCCTGGCTGACCCAAAGAGGGGCAAAGACACTAGCTCTGAGGATGAAACAGCAGTCAGCCAATGCAATGGAAGTGGCTGAATCCCTACAGCAGGAGGAACTCGTGGAACGCGTTTATTACCCTGAGCATGTCTCTGAAAATGGACATGGAGCGATTGTTACGATCGAACTTAGCAGGGAAATAGATATTGAAAAGTTCTTTCGGTCTTTAGGGTGGATCCAATTAACCCCAACCCTTGGAGGAGTGGAAACAACGGTTTCGTATCCCATCAAAACTTCCCATCGAACACTGACAGATGAGGAGAGGAACAAGATCGGCGTCAATGATTACGTTGTGAGATTGTCGATCGGGATAGAAGATCCAGCAGATATGGTGTCTCAATTTAAAGAATCGATTACTGGTTCTGTAAAATAA
- a CDS encoding DUF1002 domain-containing protein, translating to MKKRSLLFLAFIVIIGFIIPKGAFASTGSEGINEKLGLPIVVYGEALTESQKSRVTELLEVNQHEQVDEFTVTGQDLANYIGGNPNSNMYSSVKILHQDNGTGLNIEIVTPDHITEVTKEMYANALLTAGVENADVFVASSVKVSGHSALTGIYKAYEAKGVTLDKERMEVASEELDVATSISEKSGIDQAQVSKLLTEIKKAIAEQNPATKEEVEQIVQDQLQNLNIELSPEDRQRLVDLFEQMRDLNINFDQVKDQLDELAGGIQDLVNDEGFWNSLTSAVKSFFQSLADFIRSIVS from the coding sequence ATGAAGAAACGGAGTCTGTTGTTCTTAGCCTTTATTGTGATAATTGGTTTTATAATCCCAAAAGGGGCATTTGCTTCTACAGGGAGTGAAGGGATAAATGAAAAGCTGGGATTGCCAATCGTAGTGTATGGTGAAGCCTTAACGGAGTCGCAAAAGAGCAGAGTTACCGAACTGCTTGAGGTCAATCAGCATGAACAAGTGGACGAGTTTACCGTGACGGGTCAGGACCTTGCGAATTATATTGGCGGGAACCCGAATTCTAATATGTACTCCTCTGTTAAAATTCTACACCAGGATAACGGAACAGGGCTAAATATTGAAATTGTAACACCGGATCATATCACAGAGGTAACAAAGGAAATGTATGCGAATGCTCTATTGACTGCTGGTGTAGAGAATGCAGATGTATTCGTTGCCTCGTCCGTTAAAGTAAGCGGACATTCTGCTTTAACAGGTATCTATAAAGCTTATGAGGCTAAAGGGGTCACGCTTGATAAGGAGCGTATGGAAGTGGCCAGTGAGGAGCTGGATGTTGCGACCTCTATTAGTGAAAAATCCGGAATTGATCAAGCGCAAGTGAGCAAGCTGCTGACGGAGATTAAAAAAGCGATTGCCGAACAAAATCCTGCTACAAAAGAAGAGGTAGAACAAATTGTGCAGGATCAGCTGCAGAACCTAAACATTGAATTAAGTCCCGAGGACCGCCAGCGTCTCGTTGATTTATTTGAACAAATGCGCGATCTGAATATTAATTTTGATCAAGTGAAAGACCAGCTTGACGAACTTGCAGGAGGCATTCAGGACTTAGTGAATGATGAAGGGTTCTGGAACAGCCTCACATCCGCTGTAAAGAGTTTCTTCCAATCACTAGCTGATTTCATTCGTTCAATTGTCAGTTAA
- a CDS encoding SCO family protein, with amino-acid sequence MNHKRLIIPILLITVVLILASCGTKELEDPLNWKVGSIKATTQDKEDFSIEEMKGKVWLADFIFTSCTTVCPPMTRNMAKIQDMLKDEGVEAEIVSFSVDPKVDTPEKLKKFASAQGADFSNWTFVTGYNQDKIETFAKESFHTIADKPEGADQVAHGSQFFLVNQEGKVVKYYRGSSEVPYEQIVEDVKIAAE; translated from the coding sequence ATGAATCATAAACGTTTGATTATACCTATATTACTTATAACTGTTGTCCTTATCCTGGCCAGTTGCGGTACTAAAGAGCTAGAAGATCCGCTGAATTGGAAAGTGGGCAGTATCAAGGCCACCACCCAGGATAAAGAGGATTTTTCGATCGAAGAGATGAAAGGAAAGGTATGGCTCGCTGATTTCATCTTTACCTCCTGTACGACAGTGTGCCCACCTATGACTCGTAATATGGCTAAAATCCAGGATATGCTTAAAGATGAAGGGGTCGAAGCCGAAATCGTATCATTCAGTGTTGACCCTAAAGTGGACACGCCAGAAAAGCTGAAGAAATTCGCTTCTGCTCAAGGGGCAGATTTTAGCAATTGGACATTTGTTACAGGTTACAACCAAGATAAGATCGAAACATTTGCTAAAGAAAGCTTCCATACGATCGCCGATAAGCCGGAAGGCGCTGATCAAGTGGCTCACGGATCCCAGTTTTTCTTAGTTAATCAAGAGGGGAAAGTTGTAAAATATTATAGAGGCTCATCAGAAGTTCCCTATGAACAAATTGTTGAAGACGTCAAAATTGCTGCTGAATAG
- a CDS encoding alpha/beta fold hydrolase has protein sequence MPYFTNQFGQRLFYEDVGHGEVLLFLHPPGMGRKVFKQQHELADYYRLIIPDLSGHGDSDTTDLSPSLEDFAEEIKQLIDVLHIDQIILVGYSAGGAVAQYFALQYPNKVKALILSGAFPFVDTFFLRFEFSMGMRWVKKSPRTLAMLLGKSHFRRPEYKQELREHMNKSDPKVWYEFYKQAFNHDCRQDLDQLKIPILLMYGERAIWINHHAKFYRACPDATLVIVDRALHQLPATHWPIFNQSIIDFIERKIGKKTAK, from the coding sequence ATGCCTTATTTTACAAATCAATTTGGGCAACGGTTATTTTATGAAGATGTGGGGCATGGAGAGGTGCTTTTGTTTCTCCATCCGCCGGGGATGGGGAGAAAAGTGTTCAAGCAGCAGCATGAACTTGCCGATTACTATCGGCTTATTATTCCTGATCTGAGTGGCCATGGAGATTCAGATACGACTGATCTCTCCCCAAGCCTGGAAGACTTTGCGGAAGAAATTAAACAATTGATCGATGTTTTACATATTGATCAAATCATTCTTGTCGGGTACTCGGCTGGAGGAGCCGTAGCTCAATATTTTGCTCTTCAATACCCCAATAAGGTTAAAGCACTTATCTTATCAGGTGCATTTCCTTTCGTTGATACGTTCTTTTTACGCTTTGAGTTCAGTATGGGCATGAGATGGGTAAAAAAAAGTCCACGGACTCTTGCCATGCTGTTAGGAAAATCCCATTTTAGAAGGCCAGAATACAAACAAGAACTGCGTGAACACATGAACAAGTCAGACCCTAAGGTATGGTATGAGTTTTATAAGCAGGCCTTTAATCATGATTGCCGACAAGATTTGGACCAATTAAAGATTCCTATCCTATTAATGTATGGGGAAAGGGCAATCTGGATCAATCACCACGCAAAGTTTTACCGTGCCTGTCCCGATGCCACTTTAGTTATTGTGGATCGTGCATTGCACCAGCTTCCAGCCACCCACTGGCCGATCTTTAATCAGTCTATTATCGATTTCATCGAACGTAAAATAGGAAAAAAAACAGCCAAGTGA
- a CDS encoding sigma-70 family RNA polymerase sigma factor, which translates to MEKDKETMLTEAMNHEYSTLLRTAQSYVKDVMIAEDMVQEAFLKAYEKFDSFQQGNSLRAWIFRIMINQCKDHLRSYTCRKVAPWEDQWLHAVQADQQNPLSIMVEKEDYDSIHEAIGLLQPDYHEAVQLYYFRELSVKQMSLALHMNENTLKTRMKRARDHLGQRLENHKERVYSA; encoded by the coding sequence ATGGAAAAAGATAAAGAGACAATGCTGACAGAAGCAATGAACCATGAATATTCAACGTTACTGCGCACCGCACAGTCATATGTGAAAGATGTAATGATAGCTGAAGATATGGTCCAGGAGGCGTTTTTGAAGGCATATGAAAAATTCGATTCTTTTCAGCAGGGAAATAGTCTTCGAGCCTGGATATTTAGAATAATGATCAATCAATGTAAAGACCATCTTCGCAGCTACACCTGTCGAAAAGTGGCACCATGGGAGGATCAATGGCTCCATGCTGTACAGGCAGACCAGCAGAATCCACTGTCCATCATGGTGGAAAAGGAAGATTATGATAGTATTCATGAAGCAATCGGGCTATTGCAGCCTGATTATCATGAAGCGGTACAGCTTTACTATTTTAGGGAATTATCTGTTAAACAAATGTCCTTAGCCCTTCATATGAATGAAAACACGTTAAAGACGCGGATGAAACGGGCTCGTGATCATCTAGGACAGCGTCTGGAAAATCATAAAGAAAGAGTTTATTCTGCCTAA
- a CDS encoding asparagine synthase, with product MTTMREGLIPTALGSAVTTTGYVLKQKHGSNKMVANTMFGFGLAHVVLGTIDLVQHRR from the coding sequence ATGACTACTATGCGAGAAGGTTTAATTCCAACTGCATTAGGTTCAGCTGTTACGACCACTGGTTATGTCTTGAAGCAGAAACACGGTTCAAATAAAATGGTTGCTAACACTATGTTTGGCTTTGGATTAGCCCATGTAGTATTAGGTACCATCGATCTTGTTCAACATCGCCGTTAG
- a CDS encoding type 1 glutamine amidotransferase domain-containing protein produces the protein MRLQDKKVIQLVSNDFEDLELWYPLLRLQEEGATVHLVGEKANEMYPGKYGVPATSDYAFDEIDPADYDGILVPGGWSPDKLRRYDSVINMVRHMDEQHKPIGEICHAGWVLISAGILEGRQVTSTPGIKDDMINAGATWHDEAVVKDEHIISARRPPDLPPYAKTFADLLAES, from the coding sequence ATGCGCTTACAAGACAAGAAAGTCATTCAACTCGTAAGTAATGACTTTGAAGATTTAGAACTTTGGTATCCGCTGCTACGCTTGCAGGAGGAGGGAGCAACGGTACATCTCGTTGGCGAGAAAGCAAACGAGATGTACCCAGGAAAGTATGGGGTACCTGCAACTTCTGACTATGCCTTTGACGAGATCGATCCGGCAGACTACGATGGCATCCTTGTTCCAGGCGGGTGGTCGCCTGATAAATTGCGTCGTTATGACAGCGTGATCAACATGGTACGTCATATGGACGAACAACATAAACCGATTGGCGAAATTTGTCACGCTGGCTGGGTATTGATCTCAGCAGGGATTTTAGAAGGGCGCCAGGTAACCAGTACACCTGGCATTAAGGATGATATGATCAATGCCGGTGCAACTTGGCACGATGAAGCTGTTGTAAAAGATGAACATATCATTTCCGCCCGTCGCCCTCCGGATCTTCCACCATATGCAAAAACTTTTGCTGATTTATTAGCTGAATCATAG
- a CDS encoding DoxX family protein, with translation MKILKQFGLYLFTLGLFIAGITHFIYDKGYAQMIPDFVPLELEIVYMTGNTEWLLALLLIFPQSRRAAGIATAFFLVAVLPANIYAAVNGIPAPWSEDTSQILLWIRPFLQPLLIWWVLAVSK, from the coding sequence ATGAAGATATTAAAGCAATTCGGTTTATACCTCTTTACCTTAGGGCTTTTTATAGCAGGGATAACTCATTTTATTTATGATAAAGGGTATGCACAAATGATTCCAGATTTTGTACCGCTCGAGCTTGAAATTGTCTACATGACCGGTAATACGGAATGGCTGCTCGCATTGCTCCTTATTTTCCCGCAATCTAGACGTGCAGCAGGAATAGCTACTGCGTTTTTTCTAGTGGCTGTTCTACCGGCTAATATTTATGCTGCCGTAAATGGCATTCCCGCCCCCTGGAGCGAGGATACAAGTCAGATTCTTCTCTGGATCCGGCCTTTTCTGCAGCCGTTATTAATATGGTGGGTGTTAGCTGTATCAAAATAG
- a CDS encoding NUDIX hydrolase: protein MINTCREMGGAMREMLKVYSEWLTPIGEKEREDVHRDGDWHESFHCWFYQHEENQSLIYFQKRSDSKKDFPSLFDITAAGHIKAGESRVNGGLREIEEELGLKITEDQLNYTGFYKEELLFKTIKDREICHIYLCPYEDRMELTINEEVTDVVQIDLEDFLSMLSKKRPDLIAKSMLTGEDLPLFRSNFCPHHFNYYQHVVQAILQTR, encoded by the coding sequence ATGATTAACACTTGCAGAGAAATGGGTGGGGCTATGAGAGAAATGCTTAAAGTTTACAGTGAATGGTTAACGCCGATTGGGGAAAAGGAGAGGGAAGACGTTCATCGTGATGGAGATTGGCATGAAAGTTTTCATTGCTGGTTTTACCAGCATGAAGAGAACCAAAGTTTGATCTACTTTCAAAAACGTTCTGACAGTAAGAAAGACTTTCCCAGCCTTTTCGACATTACTGCTGCTGGTCATATTAAAGCAGGGGAGAGCAGGGTCAATGGCGGCTTGCGTGAAATTGAAGAGGAGCTTGGTTTGAAAATAACGGAGGACCAATTGAATTACACCGGATTTTACAAAGAAGAGCTGCTCTTTAAAACGATTAAAGACCGGGAAATCTGCCATATTTATTTATGCCCCTATGAGGATCGTATGGAGCTGACGATCAATGAGGAAGTTACAGATGTTGTACAGATTGACCTTGAAGACTTTCTAAGCATGCTTTCAAAAAAACGCCCGGATCTCATTGCTAAATCCATGTTGACTGGTGAAGATCTTCCGCTATTCCGCTCAAACTTTTGCCCCCACCATTTTAATTATTATCAGCATGTAGTGCAGGCCATATTACAGACGCGCTAG